Below is a window of Chroogloeocystis siderophila 5.2 s.c.1 DNA.
TTGTGAAAATCGATTTTGTAATTGTTATGTTTTATTGCTACAAATTTATGATGGGAATATAAACCTTATCCCAATTATCAAAATAATTCCTGTTCGTGATTTAGTATTACTTCTTGTAGTTGCAGATTAATAAAATACTTAATTTATACAAATAGAATTATCTCTATTATCTTTTTCAACAGATAATACAATACTATCATATAGATTAATCTCTATATAAAACCTATAATAATCCTAATGTTAAGTTATAAATTACTTTATTAAATTGTAAGAATTTTTGCTGACTTTTTTAGAAATAAGAGTTAAAAAAAAGCTAATAAAGTTCTCAATTTTGTGGAGGACAGCAAATGAGCATAGTAGCACAAGTAATCGCTCAATCGGATGATGCTAATCGTTTTTTGAGTAATACTGAGCTAGATAAACTACAAGATTTTTTCAGAACAGGAGAACAGCGGTTAAAAGTTGCTCAAATCTTGACACAAAATGAACAAAAAATTGTGCAGGAAGGCAGCCGTCGCTTTTGGCAAGTTGTTCCGAATACACCGAGTAATAGCGGCGATCCTCAAAAGACGGCATTATGTCAACGAGATCAAAGCTGGTATCTACGATTAATTTCCTATGCCGTCTTAGCAGGTAACATGAAACCCCTCGAAGACATTGGTGTAGATGGAATGCGAGAAATGTATACTTCTTTAGGCGTTCCTGTCAGTAATATAGGCAATTGTATGCGTTGCCTAAAAGAAGTTGCAACCAACATGATGAGTAGTGAAGAGGCGGCGATCGCCAAGCCTTATTTTGACTATTTGATTCGCGCAATGTACTAGATCTTCAAACGCAATTTTTGTGAAGTTAATTTCTGCAATCTTTTTACCAATTTTAGTTTGAGAAGAAAGCAATGCAAGATACAATTACTTCGCTCATTAACCCAGCAGATCAACGCGGCAAATATCTAGAAACCGAGGAATTAGAAAAGCTAAGAAGATATTTCCAATCTGGTGAATTACGTGTCAAAGCTGCATCGGCAATTAGTAATAATGCGGCT
It encodes the following:
- the apcD gene encoding allophycocyanin subunit alpha-B, with the protein product MSIVAQVIAQSDDANRFLSNTELDKLQDFFRTGEQRLKVAQILTQNEQKIVQEGSRRFWQVVPNTPSNSGDPQKTALCQRDQSWYLRLISYAVLAGNMKPLEDIGVDGMREMYTSLGVPVSNIGNCMRCLKEVATNMMSSEEAAIAKPYFDYLIRAMY